One part of the Pseudemcibacter aquimaris genome encodes these proteins:
- a CDS encoding ABC transporter permease — translation MLLTNYFVSAWRNIFKHSLFSAINILGLAIGLAACIMIALFVRDELSYDKFWTKADNIYRPNITFTVPGRDPMYMGMTPGPVMNAMKKDFPDIEHATRYSIQEPTIIVDDNYFVDYITLVDPEFTDIFDLEIISGSLDGAMDSYSNIILNETLAQKYFGNTNVAGEILTVDFDNFKKDYNIVAVMKDMRENSHVKPKAIISIDEAAWLDRPYMFDAWFSTNSQLFFSLQNGANIENINKAYPDFVNRNFPKLPFGGDDAETSDMIVMSTMNIQDIHLNALSNGEYHQGGNKNTVMIFATVAILILVIAAINFMNLSTARASQRAKEVSLRKVMGASRKDLIIQFLGESVLMTLFALVIALSIVELALPLYNETIGKELVINYGSSDLLNIVLLAFGVGLLGGAYPAFVLSHFRPAETLKANKSAESDASVKLRYILVVMQFAVSITLFVSTSVVYGQMLYARTMDLGYNTENVLAIKEAGRDVVYEKMLTLVEEIRRMPGVTAVTWSDFMPGNSNNNNTIVHTEGQTVEDGVLIGSRNVGYEYFKTFDIPMIAGRAYSKERGDRNVMTDDLRNGINYTGSIMLNQSALGRLGFTSPEEAIGQIIYKGAGQPEENLTATYEIIGVIPDIHFDSLKTTIRPEVYELENDWGRVIAARFQGDPTLVVEQVRALWEQEIPSIPFDYDFISDAIAKQYSAEQGQATMFAAFSGLAIFIACLGLYGLASFTADRRTKEIGIRKVMGASVFDVVKLLVWQFSKPVIIANLLAWPISYYAMSVWLENFVYRIEIYYVVGFCLLAGISAMLIAWSTVASNSMRVAKANPIFALRYE, via the coding sequence ATGCTTTTAACAAATTACTTTGTAAGCGCATGGCGCAACATTTTTAAACATTCGCTGTTCAGCGCGATTAATATACTTGGCCTCGCCATTGGTTTGGCCGCTTGTATTATGATCGCACTGTTTGTCCGCGATGAGCTTTCTTATGACAAGTTCTGGACGAAGGCCGATAACATTTACCGCCCGAATATTACATTCACAGTACCGGGGCGTGACCCGATGTATATGGGAATGACACCGGGACCGGTAATGAATGCTATGAAAAAGGACTTCCCGGACATTGAACATGCGACGCGCTATTCAATACAAGAGCCAACAATTATCGTGGATGACAATTACTTCGTTGATTACATCACGTTAGTTGATCCTGAATTTACAGATATTTTCGACCTTGAAATCATCTCTGGTTCGCTTGATGGTGCCATGGACAGCTATAGCAACATTATCCTGAATGAAACATTGGCCCAGAAATATTTTGGCAACACAAATGTGGCTGGTGAAATTCTGACCGTCGATTTTGATAATTTCAAAAAAGATTACAATATCGTCGCCGTAATGAAAGACATGCGTGAAAACAGCCATGTTAAGCCAAAAGCAATCATCAGTATTGATGAAGCGGCCTGGCTTGACCGTCCTTATATGTTTGATGCATGGTTTTCAACCAACTCGCAGCTTTTCTTTTCTCTTCAAAATGGCGCCAATATTGAAAATATCAACAAAGCATACCCTGATTTTGTAAATCGTAATTTCCCGAAATTACCTTTTGGTGGTGATGATGCTGAAACATCGGATATGATCGTGATGTCCACCATGAATATTCAAGACATTCATTTGAATGCCTTAAGTAACGGTGAATACCATCAAGGCGGCAACAAAAATACAGTGATGATTTTTGCCACGGTTGCTATTTTGATCTTGGTGATAGCAGCGATTAATTTCATGAACCTTAGCACCGCACGTGCAAGTCAACGTGCAAAGGAAGTCAGCCTTCGCAAAGTTATGGGCGCTTCCCGTAAAGATCTGATCATTCAGTTTCTTGGTGAATCTGTCTTAATGACATTATTCGCGCTTGTGATTGCGCTTTCGATCGTTGAATTGGCACTACCGCTTTATAACGAAACGATCGGCAAAGAGCTTGTGATTAATTATGGCTCAAGCGATCTTTTAAACATTGTTCTGCTTGCTTTTGGTGTTGGACTGCTTGGCGGCGCTTACCCTGCGTTTGTCCTTTCGCATTTCCGCCCTGCAGAAACATTAAAAGCAAATAAATCAGCCGAAAGTGATGCATCCGTGAAACTAAGATATATCTTGGTTGTGATGCAGTTTGCCGTATCGATCACACTGTTTGTTTCCACATCAGTGGTCTATGGTCAAATGCTATACGCCAGAACGATGGACCTTGGTTATAACACTGAAAATGTATTAGCGATCAAAGAAGCTGGCCGTGATGTCGTTTACGAAAAAATGCTGACCCTTGTGGAAGAAATCCGCAGAATGCCGGGTGTGACTGCTGTTACTTGGTCTGATTTTATGCCGGGTAATTCCAATAACAATAACACAATCGTCCACACAGAAGGCCAAACCGTTGAAGATGGTGTTCTGATCGGTAGTCGTAATGTCGGATATGAATATTTCAAAACATTCGATATACCAATGATTGCCGGTCGCGCCTATAGCAAGGAACGCGGTGACCGTAATGTAATGACGGATGATCTTCGTAACGGGATTAATTACACCGGCTCAATTATGCTAAACCAATCTGCTCTTGGCAGACTTGGGTTTACTAGCCCTGAAGAAGCCATCGGCCAAATCATCTATAAAGGTGCCGGACAGCCGGAAGAAAATCTTACGGCCACATATGAAATTATTGGCGTTATTCCAGACATTCATTTCGACAGCTTAAAAACAACAATACGCCCCGAAGTGTATGAGCTTGAAAATGATTGGGGAAGAGTTATCGCCGCAAGATTTCAAGGCGATCCTACCTTAGTGGTTGAACAGGTCCGTGCCCTTTGGGAACAGGAAATTCCAAGCATCCCGTTTGATTATGACTTCATTTCCGATGCGATTGCCAAGCAATATTCCGCAGAACAAGGGCAAGCGACTATGTTTGCTGCCTTCTCTGGTCTTGCTATCTTCATTGCCTGTCTTGGCCTTTATGGTCTGGCAAGTTTCACTGCGGATCGCCGCACCAAAGAAATCGGCATCCGTAAAGTTATGGGGGCAAGCGTATTTGATGTTGTAAAATTACTGGTTTGGCAATTTTCAAAACCTGTAATTATTGCCAATCTTCTCGCGTGGCCCATATCTTATTACGCCATGAGCGTTTGGTTAGAGAATTTCGTCTACCGCATTGAAATTTATTATGTGGTTGGCTTCTGTTTGCTCGCCGGTATTTCAGCGATGCTAATCGCATGGAGCACCGTTGCAAGCAACAGTATGCGTGTCGCAAAAGCAAATCCAATCTTTGCATTAAGATATGAATAA
- a CDS encoding ABC transporter permease — MMLFKNYITVAWRNIYNHKLFSAINILGLAIGLAACMMIALFVRDEVGYDKFWSKADNIYRMHQTFLPTARPPMEFSLAAGPIIHALKKDFPQIEHAARISGKRVTFTIDGNYFEETIGLVDAEFLNIFDLNALSGNINNALVDQSSIVLTKTLADKYFPNGDALGQSITVNADVFEREFRISAVVEDMPENTILGGDAFLPIVEEEWKSQEWMFDSWFSVNSFLYYTIRDGADINEIDAQMPTFIDRNFPEQGSGDKVSSFVELSSMPITDLHLQAPGTSEFTESGSLNTVLIFSAVAFLILLIASINFMNLSTARASQRAKEVSLRKVLGASRKNLVSQFIGESILLTLFALLLSMAIVEMSLPLYNETIGKDLSFDYASSDLLLVMLMAAAVGLMGGLYPAFILSGFRPAEVLKANKSSEGGASAKLRAALVIFQFAISITLFVSTAVVYGQMLYAKNIELGFDKERMIVIGNLYRDAAHNKQATLVNEYKRIPNVINVATSNDAPGVPTENNTGLRTPEMPAEDTQLIGNRTVGYDYFETYNIPLIAGRYYDINKNDERAEFSAIREGNGHVSSLVINETAVRTLGFSSAEEAVGKSLYRPFGNNDESFIMEYEIIGVVVDSHLDTLKKQIRPEMFDLTPTLAQYVTVKYTGDPMAVVDQLKQIWEQEIPSVPFDYNFATDNLENQYEQEQGEMAMFATFSGLAIFIACLGLYGLASFTAERRTKEIGIRKVMGASVFDIVKLLVWQFSKPVFIANAIAWPVAFYAMTVWLESFVYRIEFIFILGFCALAGVAALLIAWATVASNSFRVARANPIKALRYE, encoded by the coding sequence ATGATGCTATTTAAAAATTATATTACTGTCGCATGGCGCAACATTTATAATCATAAATTATTCAGTGCCATTAACATTCTGGGTCTAGCCATCGGCCTTGCTGCCTGCATGATGATTGCCTTATTTGTCCGTGACGAGGTTGGATATGACAAGTTCTGGTCCAAGGCTGATAATATATACAGAATGCATCAAACCTTCCTGCCAACAGCGAGGCCGCCTATGGAATTCTCGCTCGCGGCTGGTCCCATCATCCATGCTTTAAAGAAAGATTTCCCACAAATTGAACATGCTGCTCGGATTTCAGGAAAGCGAGTAACATTTACAATAGACGGAAATTATTTCGAAGAAACCATCGGCCTCGTCGATGCGGAATTTCTTAATATATTTGACCTTAATGCCTTATCAGGAAACATCAACAACGCACTTGTCGATCAAAGTAGTATCGTCCTTACCAAGACACTCGCTGATAAATATTTCCCAAACGGCGACGCGTTAGGTCAATCTATCACGGTCAACGCCGATGTTTTTGAACGTGAATTTAGAATTAGCGCCGTTGTTGAAGACATGCCAGAAAACACTATTCTTGGGGGTGATGCTTTTTTACCGATCGTAGAAGAAGAATGGAAAAGCCAAGAATGGATGTTTGATAGCTGGTTCTCGGTTAATAGTTTTCTTTATTATACGATACGTGACGGCGCAGATATCAATGAAATAGATGCACAAATGCCTACTTTCATTGACCGTAATTTCCCTGAACAAGGAAGCGGTGATAAAGTTTCAAGCTTCGTTGAACTAAGCTCTATGCCTATTACGGATTTGCATTTGCAGGCACCGGGAACAAGCGAATTTACAGAAAGCGGAAGCTTAAATACCGTACTTATATTCTCTGCTGTTGCTTTTTTAATATTACTAATTGCATCCATCAATTTTATGAACTTAAGCACAGCCCGTGCAAGTCAACGGGCCAAAGAAGTTAGTCTTCGTAAGGTTTTGGGGGCATCCCGTAAAAATCTGGTCTCCCAATTTATTGGCGAATCCATCTTGTTAACATTGTTCGCTTTGCTTCTTTCAATGGCAATCGTGGAAATGTCCTTGCCACTTTACAATGAAACAATCGGTAAGGATTTATCGTTTGATTACGCATCAAGTGATCTGCTTCTGGTGATGCTGATGGCAGCAGCCGTTGGATTAATGGGTGGATTATACCCTGCCTTTATCCTATCTGGATTTAGACCAGCCGAAGTTTTAAAAGCAAATAAATCATCAGAAGGGGGCGCATCCGCAAAATTAAGAGCCGCACTGGTTATTTTCCAATTTGCGATTTCAATTACCCTGTTCGTTTCAACAGCCGTCGTTTACGGCCAGATGCTTTATGCGAAAAACATCGAACTTGGGTTTGATAAAGAACGTATGATTGTTATCGGCAATCTATACCGTGATGCGGCCCATAATAAACAAGCAACACTTGTAAATGAATATAAACGCATTCCGAATGTCATAAATGTTGCAACGTCAAATGATGCACCAGGTGTACCGACCGAAAACAACACAGGCCTTCGCACACCGGAAATGCCCGCAGAAGATACACAATTAATCGGTAACCGCACCGTGGGTTATGATTATTTTGAAACCTATAACATCCCGCTTATCGCAGGACGCTATTATGACATTAACAAAAATGACGAACGCGCAGAATTCAGCGCCATCCGCGAAGGAAACGGCCATGTTAGTTCATTGGTCATCAATGAAACGGCTGTTCGCACATTAGGGTTCAGTAGCGCAGAAGAGGCCGTCGGCAAATCCCTTTACCGTCCATTCGGCAATAATGATGAATCCTTTATTATGGAATATGAAATCATTGGTGTTGTTGTTGATTCCCATTTGGACACACTTAAAAAACAGATCAGACCGGAAATGTTCGACCTGACACCAACCCTCGCCCAATATGTTACCGTTAAATATACCGGTGACCCAATGGCGGTCGTTGACCAATTAAAACAAATCTGGGAACAAGAAATCCCGAGCGTCCCGTTTGATTATAATTTTGCCACTGACAATCTTGAAAACCAATATGAACAAGAACAAGGCGAAATGGCAATGTTTGCGACCTTCTCTGGTCTAGCAATCTTCATTGCCTGTCTTGGTCTTTATGGTCTTGCAAGTTTCACAGCAGAACGCCGCACAAAGGAAATCGGCATTCGTAAGGTCATGGGCGCAAGCGTGTTTGACATTGTGAAGCTACTGGTTTGGCAATTTTCAAAACCAGTCTTCATTGCAAATGCAATTGCCTGGCCGGTGGCATTTTATGCCATGACAGTTTGGTTAGAAAGTTTCGTTTACCGTATCGAGTTTATTTTCATTCTTGGTTTTTGTGCACTCGCCGGTGTGGCTGCGCTTCTTATTGCGTGGGCAACAGTGGCAAGTAACAGTTTCCGTGTTGCACGTGCCAACCCCATCAAAGCATTAAGGTATGAATAA
- a CDS encoding ABC transporter permease — MKAKNYINSALRNFYKYKLFSAINILGLAIGFASCILIMMFVKDELSYDKWIPNNEDIYRVELVSHAPTARTFNLAASMGPLKPFIEQDFPGIEETARLYYANRNIKKGNDYFSEEIAFVDGNFFNIFDMPLVHGEKITSFTDPSAAIISEEMAIKYFGTTDVLGQSISSSVGRDYNVVAVLKDLPQNSHMNLDIVVPFSYTEFPQPQDDNDELSVLDNWFNIGTYIYVKLGANTTEAAIENEFPAFLDRRGPRPNDTIVPSKRWELHLMPLTDIHLKGSESARIKPKGNMTTIISFSMIALLILVIACFNFMNLSTARASLRSREVAIRKVLGAGKKDIIFQFLSEAILMASIALLLALVIVEITLPYYSEIVEKMLEINALQSPATMFLIVALTIFVAVGAGAHPAFVMSSFRPSKVLSSGRSETVGSLRMRMALVIIQFTICITLIISAFVVYSQLDYSIDRDAGFEKENLMVINRISDPLVQEHAVTLKQRLLSHPNVASATLTSAVPADRMVAMVGFGNVDGVEVDPILARIQSIDEDFLNTYGINVTHGRNLDETRGDDITLLYGEDVKDSNVLINASAVGQFGFKNAEDAIGKRLVDENAFTIVGVIPDLHLQTTRDESNPTIYYIDQEFYYRLTLKLTGDDTERVVAEINEIWNDLFPQVPFTQVFLEEKIAEQYKSDQDQGRLFLIFSALAIVISSMGLYGLASFTTERRVKEIGIRKVMGASVFEIVHLLMWQFSKPVLIANLIAWPLSFYMMTRWLEGFSYRIDATYIIGFSIVAGLIALMIAWGTVAGNSIRVAKSNPINALRYE, encoded by the coding sequence ATGAAGGCTAAAAATTACATCAATAGTGCCCTGCGCAATTTTTATAAATATAAACTATTCAGCGCCATCAATATCCTTGGTCTGGCGATCGGATTTGCATCCTGCATTCTGATTATGATGTTTGTAAAAGATGAACTTAGCTATGATAAATGGATTCCAAATAACGAAGATATTTACCGCGTTGAACTGGTAAGCCATGCACCAACAGCTCGTACCTTTAACCTTGCTGCGTCGATGGGACCGCTAAAACCATTCATCGAACAGGATTTCCCAGGCATTGAGGAAACAGCACGACTTTATTACGCCAACCGAAACATCAAAAAAGGAAATGATTATTTTTCAGAAGAAATCGCCTTTGTAGATGGTAATTTCTTTAATATTTTTGACATGCCATTGGTACATGGTGAAAAAATAACTTCTTTTACCGACCCATCTGCGGCAATCATTTCAGAAGAAATGGCCATTAAATATTTTGGAACCACAGATGTTCTGGGCCAAAGCATTAGTTCCAGCGTAGGCCGTGATTATAACGTAGTCGCAGTTCTTAAAGATTTACCGCAAAATTCACATATGAATCTGGATATTGTCGTCCCGTTTTCTTATACCGAATTCCCACAGCCGCAAGATGATAATGATGAATTATCTGTACTGGATAATTGGTTTAACATTGGCACTTATATTTATGTAAAACTGGGTGCGAACACAACGGAAGCCGCAATTGAAAATGAATTTCCGGCATTCCTTGACCGTAGAGGGCCAAGACCAAACGACACAATTGTACCAAGCAAAAGATGGGAACTGCATCTTATGCCGCTTACGGATATCCATTTAAAAGGATCTGAATCCGCGCGCATCAAACCAAAAGGCAATATGACGACAATCATTTCCTTTTCTATGATTGCGTTACTGATCCTTGTGATTGCCTGTTTTAATTTTATGAATCTATCGACTGCACGTGCAAGCCTTAGGTCACGTGAAGTTGCCATCAGAAAAGTTCTTGGCGCCGGTAAAAAAGATATCATTTTCCAATTTTTATCAGAAGCCATCCTGATGGCGTCAATAGCACTTCTTCTTGCACTAGTTATTGTGGAAATTACACTGCCATACTACAGCGAAATTGTTGAAAAAATGCTTGAAATCAATGCCCTTCAATCCCCAGCAACCATGTTCCTGATTGTGGCTTTAACAATATTTGTTGCGGTTGGCGCAGGGGCACACCCTGCTTTCGTTATGTCATCCTTTAGGCCTAGCAAAGTTCTCTCTTCCGGGCGTTCTGAAACAGTTGGATCCCTTAGAATGCGTATGGCACTGGTCATCATTCAATTCACCATCTGTATCACGCTGATCATTTCTGCCTTTGTGGTTTATTCACAATTGGACTATAGCATTGACCGTGACGCAGGTTTTGAAAAAGAAAATCTTATGGTTATTAACCGCATCAGTGATCCATTGGTGCAGGAACATGCCGTTACTTTAAAACAAAGATTACTATCCCACCCAAATGTTGCAAGTGCCACACTAACATCCGCGGTTCCAGCCGATAGAATGGTTGCCATGGTGGGTTTTGGTAATGTTGATGGTGTTGAAGTTGACCCGATCCTTGCACGAATTCAAAGCATCGATGAAGATTTCTTAAACACATATGGCATTAATGTAACCCATGGAAGAAATCTGGATGAAACACGCGGTGATGATATTACGCTGCTTTACGGTGAAGATGTAAAAGACAGCAACGTATTAATCAACGCATCAGCCGTTGGCCAGTTTGGTTTTAAAAACGCAGAAGACGCCATTGGTAAAAGGCTTGTTGATGAAAATGCGTTCACCATCGTCGGGGTTATTCCTGATCTTCATTTACAAACAACACGTGATGAATCAAATCCGACAATTTATTATATTGATCAGGAATTTTATTACCGCCTCACGTTAAAGTTAACAGGTGATGATACAGAACGTGTTGTTGCCGAAATTAATGAAATCTGGAATGACTTATTCCCACAAGTTCCATTCACACAAGTATTCCTCGAAGAAAAAATTGCGGAACAATATAAATCTGATCAGGATCAAGGAAGATTATTTCTTATTTTCTCAGCACTTGCGATCGTGATTTCAAGCATGGGGCTTTACGGCCTTGCAAGCTTTACAACAGAACGACGCGTGAAAGAAATCGGCATCCGTAAAGTCATGGGCGCCAGTGTATTTGAAATTGTGCATTTATTAATGTGGCAATTTTCCAAACCCGTACTTATTGCTAATCTGATTGCATGGCCATTATCATTTTACATGATGACCAGAT
- a CDS encoding ABC transporter ATP-binding protein → MLKLQDLTKAYRTDEVETVALNNVNIEIETGEFVAIMGPSGCGKSTLLNIVGMLDTPSSGHYFFNGEDVAGYSEAQLGVIRKQHIGFIFQSFNLIDELSVFENIELALLYHDIPASERKDRVNAVMDKVGIAHRAKHMPSQLSGGQQQRVAVARAVVGNQSMILADEPTGNLDTAHGQEVMEMLQKLNEEGTTIVMVTHSPSHADYARRTINLLDGHVVTESMRA, encoded by the coding sequence ATGTTAAAATTACAAGACCTTACAAAGGCATACCGCACAGACGAAGTTGAAACGGTTGCCCTTAACAACGTCAACATTGAAATCGAAACAGGTGAATTTGTTGCCATCATGGGACCATCAGGTTGTGGTAAATCAACGCTTCTAAACATCGTTGGAATGCTTGATACACCATCAAGTGGTCATTACTTCTTTAATGGCGAGGATGTAGCAGGATATTCTGAAGCACAACTTGGTGTTATCAGAAAACAACATATCGGCTTTATCTTCCAAAGCTTTAACCTGATTGATGAGCTTTCAGTATTTGAAAACATCGAACTTGCGCTGCTTTATCATGATATTCCGGCCTCAGAACGCAAAGACCGTGTTAACGCCGTAATGGATAAAGTTGGTATTGCCCACCGCGCTAAACATATGCCAAGTCAACTTTCCGGTGGTCAACAACAGCGTGTTGCTGTGGCCCGTGCCGTTGTTGGTAACCAAAGCATGATCCTCGCTGACGAGCCAACCGGTAACCTTGATACTGCTCATGGTCAGGAAGTAATGGAAATGCTTCAGAAACTAAACGAAGAAGGTACAACAATCGTAATGGTAACACATAGCCCGTCACATGCTGATTATGCACGCCGCACAATCAACCTGCTTGATGGTCACGTTGTTACAGAAAGCATGCGTGCTTAA